A region of the Stieleria neptunia genome:
GGCGAGACCTTGTATTCGGCCGCGCTGCGGTTGAAAGAACTGCCTCCGCCGGAGGCCTATCGACGCCTTCATTCGCTGCTGCATGACTATGCCGTCGGATTGGCGATCATGCACTTCGGCGGCTTGGTGCATCGCGATTTAAAACCGACGAACCTGATGGTCCGCAACAATGGGCACGGCGTGATCGTCGACTACGGCTTGGTGGCCAATTGCGATCCGGAAACGGACCCGTATGGGCTGCGTCCCTACATCGCGGGCACGCCGCGTTATTTTTCCCCCGAAGCATTGTGGGAACAAAGTTACACGCCGGCGGGCGATGTGTTCAGCCTGGGCTTGGTGATGCTGGATTGCCTGAACGAGATTTCCGGAAGCGACCGCTGGTTGCGTCAGGGTGATTTCGCGGACTGGGTGCGTGACGAAGACGAGCAGACGATTGCCGATGCCGTCTCGGGCATGGACGAAGACGTCCCACCGCTGCTTCGCATGGCCGTCGCCGGCATGCTGACTGCGGACCGCACCAAACGCCCGTCGTCACTTGAAATCGTCACGATGACGAAAACCGACGACAACCCGATCCGTCTGGTGACCACGCACCATCTGTTCGGCCGCGAACGGGAGCTGGAACAGTGTGAACAATGGATCCGCGAGATCTATCGTGGCCGCACCGGGCGGCTGCACATCCACGGCGAAGCGGGTGCGGGCAAGACCCGTTTGCTGGATGAAATCGAGCGTCAACTTCGACAGAACAATTGGGGGCAGGTGTTCCGGGTCAAATGCCGGTCACGTGAAAATCAGACGCTGCAGGTGTTGGACCAAATCGCCGATCAAATCGCCCAGCGTTACTCCCGTTCCGATCGCGACGCCTTGAGACTCGATCCGGTCAGCGCTTCGCTTCTGATCCATTCCTTTCCCCAGTTGCGTCACGTCATTTTCACAGACCTGGCCGAAACGCCCGGCTTGTTCTCGGCGGCCCCGGAACGACTGGATGCACTCTCGGCGGCGGCGCGGCTGAGCCGTGAACTGCGCAAAGTCGGCCCGTTGATTATCATCATCGATGACGCCCAGTGGTCCGACCACGACAGCGACACCGTCTGGGACGAGTTGCAAAAGGACACCGATGGCTCACTGGGAATCATCACGTCCTCGCGAAAACCGGAAACCAATCAACGCCAGGCGGCCGACCAGTGCGTTCACATCGGCCCACTGCCGCCCGATGCGGCGTTGTCGTTCTTGCAAACCGCGGCGACGCGATGGGAAGCCAACATCAACCCCGCAGGCCTGCAGGAACTGGTCGACATCTCACGCTGCAACGCCTTTCGGTTGCAAGAACTCGCCGAAGAGTTTCGTCCCGAAGGGATGCTGCATCAGGTTGAAGAATCCAATGACGCCTCGATCTCAAACCTGGGTGATGTCGATCGATTTTGGCGTGCCCGGTTTGACCGCTTGAGCGACGATGCCAAAAAGATCCTGGCGTTCATCGTGACCGCGGCGGCCCCGGTTTCGATCAGCCAGTTGGCCGAATTGAGCGGACAAGGCGAACAGGTCGATGTGTCCGTGTTTGAATTGGTCAACCAACGCCTGGTCAATGACGACGCCACGGGCAAAGAATGCATCACCGTGGTGCATGACAAAATCGCCGATGGTCTGATCGAAAACCTGGACACCACGGAACTGCATCAAGCCCACCTCGCCTGGGCGGACCTGTTATCCAAACTCAATCGACCGCGTGATTTTGCCGCCCGCATTGCCGGGCATTATTATGCCGCCGACCAGGACGGCCGGGCGTTGCCATTTGCGATCATGGCCGCCGAGAACGCCGACCGCGCCTTTGCCAAGTCGGAGGCGGGCGAATGGCACGAAAAAGTGCTCCACCAGGTCACCGGGGATGCCCGCGAGAAACACTTGCGTGATGCCGCCCGGTGTTTCCACGAAGCCGATTTGCCGGAGCGGGCGGCCCACTACTATCTCGAGCTCTCCGAAGGGGCGACCGACACGCTCGAACGCCTGCGGTTTCAAACCCTGGCGCTGCAACTGCTGCTGCGAAGTGGACAGATGGATCGCGCCCGACCCCTGTTGGCCGACTTGGCGGGGAAGTTTTCCATCGGGTTCGCCCCGGACGTCGGGGAGTACTCGCTCGCCGAGGTCCGCTCGCAACTTGCCCGATTGGCCGGCCAACTGAGCGACGTCAGTGACCTCGATTTGAACCCTCCGAAAACGCCGTCTTCGGACGAACGAGAAGCCCCCGGTGACGTCCCACCGCATCACGATTGCGTCGCAGCGTGCGAACTACATTTCTGTAGCGAAATCAGTCGTTCGATGGCGATGCTGGACTTTCGAGGCACCTTGCAATTGGTGCTCCACGGTGCCAACCGGGCCCTGGAACATGGAACAACAACCGAGCGAATTCATTTCGCCGCGATGGCACATATCTGGACCTCGCTGGTTTCCGCCGACCAGAGCCACGTTCAAGTTCAAAGCCGTGCGTCGCTTGACTCTCTGCTGGCGAGTCTGAGCGATCAACCGGCGAGCAAGATCACCGCGGAGATCCGTTCCGGGATCGCATTCACCGAGTCCCTGGCGATGCGATGGAGCGTCGTCCCCGATGCCGTCGACTCCTGCGTGCTCGACTTCACCGCCGAGTCCATCCCCTTGCGATTCGAAATCGCACACACGCGATGGTTACGTCTGTGGGCCGACTGGCACCTCGGACGCTGGAGTGAAATGCGGTCGATGGCCCATGAAATGGTCGACGATGCCAAACGCCGCAACGATTCCTACCAACAGCTGGTCGCCACGATCGGCTACGGTGGAAATGCGTTTCTCATGTCCGACAGCGTCGCCGAGTGTCAACAGCTTTGCCGAGACAACCTTCGCATCATGACGGACACCGGAACCGTCGAGCTGATCGATTTTTTCCAGTGGATGCAATCCGTCCAGCAGTCGCTCTACCTCGGCGATTTCGACGTCGCGTCGCGCCAGGTGATCGAGATGCGACGGTCCATCGACAAGTCGTTGATCCGACGGATCTTGCTGGTCCAAGTTTCCTTGGATTACTTCACGGCGTTGGTTTCGCTACACCTGCGCGGCCGGTCATCTGCTGACCCGCTGACCGACCCCGCGGTCGTTGAAGGCTGCATCGATCGACTGGACAACCAAACCTCCGACTACGGACGGATGCTGGCCGCACTGATCAGCGGAATCCATCAACGCCAGAGCGACGAACGGGAACAGGCGATCGAGGCATTCCAGCGAGCGGCAGAATTGGCCAGCCGACACGGGATGTTTCCCTACCAGCTGGCGGCCGAAGACGGCTTGCTGAACTGCGTCAAACCCGAAGCGGATGCCGATTCACTGTGTCAGCAGATGCTCAATCAGCGGATTGAACATCCCGAAAAACTGGAACGCCTCTACACGGTCGCCCCACCGCGAAACGCTGTCAAGCATGGTTAGCGGCAGCCCGCAAGCCCTCCGGTCTGTCACGGTGTTCGTGAAACGCGATCAAGCGATCGCATCGGATGTCGGTGATCCCTTGGCAAGATTGCATCGCATCAAACCATAGCGACCTACACTTTCTAGGCGATCGACGAGTCACCCGGTCTGAACGCATTCTCCCGCCCCCAACCTCCGCCACGTTTCGCACCCATGACAAGCTGCCCCCCGTGCGAACCGACCATCGATCGTAACGAGACTGCCAATTTTCAGTTCGAAATCCCTCAATTTTCCGCAACCGCATCCCAACTCGTCGACACACTGAACCAAAGCGACGCGAATGTTCCCGCGGTCGTTCAACTGATTGAATGCGAGCCGACGATTAGCTCTCAAGTTCTGAGACTCGCCAACAGCCCGATTTACGGTGCAAGTCGTGCGATCACCACGATCGGACACGCGATCGTGGTGCTCGGTTTTCGCTGCGTCGCCCAACAGGCGATCGCGTCGGCCTCGGGGGCGCTTTTCAAGGCGAAAGACGCAGCTTGCCAAGCACATCGCCTGGACACCTACATCCAGTCGCTGGGCGTCGCCACGACGGCCCGGTTCATTGCTAAACGGACCAAGGTCACCAATCCTGACGAAGCATTTTTGTGTGGCGTCGTCCATGACATCGGCAAACTGATCCTCTTTCAACATGCCGGTGAAGAATACGCAGGCATGCTCGATGAGTCTCCACACGAAAAATCGTTGGCGCCTGAAATCGAATCCTACGGGATCTCACATGCGACTCTCGGTCGTCAATGCGGCGTCGCATGGTCTTTGCCGACCCAAATGTGCATCACCATCGCAAATCACCATCTGTCACTCAAAGAAGCCGCTGACCCGCTTTCCCGAACACTCATTTGTGCCGCCTATCTGGCGAAAAAATGGCAACTGGGATTTTGCGAGGACGCTTTCAGCGAAGATTCTGAATTGGAGAGTGAACTTTGTGATTTCCAAGACCCTGACTTGGCGGCCGAGTGTCGCGAGCAGTTTGAAGCGATCCGCAACATCTGTCTTTCATAGAGAGTGCTGTGGAAACGTACCGCCTTCAAAGAACGCTGACCGTCTTGGTGAGTTGCCTGATCGTCACCGGATCGATCGGGTTCGTGGCGATCGAGGGCTGGACGTTTGCCGATTCGCTGTACATGACGATCATCACCATGTCGACGGTTGGCTTTGGCGAAACCAACGAACTGACGTCTCACGGTCGCGTCTTCACCTCGTCGTTGATCTTGGCCTCGATCGTGTTGATGGCTTGCTGGACCGCCGGGATCACCAGTTTCTTGGTGAACGGTCAGCTGAGTGGACAGTTCTACCGTCTAAGGACCAAAAAGAAGATCAACCAAATGAACAACCACGTCGTCGTTTGTGGCGGTGGAGCAACCGCCCGCACCCTGATTCACCAATTGAAGGTGCAAGGCAATCAGATCGCCGCGATCGTCAAAGAGCCTGGCGAAGTGGCGATGACACAGCGTTTTTTTCCGGACATTCCGTTGATCGAGGCGGATCCGAAATCCGAAATGGCATTGATCGACGCCAATATCCTTGAGGCAGCCCACCTGGTCGCCGCCACCGAATCCGACTTCGACAATCTGTTGATCGTGATTAGCGGCAAAGGACTCGGCACCGAACTGAAAGTCATCAGCGTGGCCGAGAACCCCGAATTGGCCAACCGAATGCTCAAGGTCGGGGCCGATGAGGTGGTCTGTCCGCTGGTG
Encoded here:
- a CDS encoding protein kinase domain-containing protein; translated protein: MDAPPENPPANPSDETHGRPSRNDETRLSNSLESSMSSPLTAGQRFGDFRIRELIGRGKAGFVYSADDLLAKRRCALKLLCRMSSHDLYRNKLGFRRMSPFRHPCLLRTDRIEIIEKYTVLSMEEIEGETLYSAALRLKELPPPEAYRRLHSLLHDYAVGLAIMHFGGLVHRDLKPTNLMVRNNGHGVIVDYGLVANCDPETDPYGLRPYIAGTPRYFSPEALWEQSYTPAGDVFSLGLVMLDCLNEISGSDRWLRQGDFADWVRDEDEQTIADAVSGMDEDVPPLLRMAVAGMLTADRTKRPSSLEIVTMTKTDDNPIRLVTTHHLFGRERELEQCEQWIREIYRGRTGRLHIHGEAGAGKTRLLDEIERQLRQNNWGQVFRVKCRSRENQTLQVLDQIADQIAQRYSRSDRDALRLDPVSASLLIHSFPQLRHVIFTDLAETPGLFSAAPERLDALSAAARLSRELRKVGPLIIIIDDAQWSDHDSDTVWDELQKDTDGSLGIITSSRKPETNQRQAADQCVHIGPLPPDAALSFLQTAATRWEANINPAGLQELVDISRCNAFRLQELAEEFRPEGMLHQVEESNDASISNLGDVDRFWRARFDRLSDDAKKILAFIVTAAAPVSISQLAELSGQGEQVDVSVFELVNQRLVNDDATGKECITVVHDKIADGLIENLDTTELHQAHLAWADLLSKLNRPRDFAARIAGHYYAADQDGRALPFAIMAAENADRAFAKSEAGEWHEKVLHQVTGDAREKHLRDAARCFHEADLPERAAHYYLELSEGATDTLERLRFQTLALQLLLRSGQMDRARPLLADLAGKFSIGFAPDVGEYSLAEVRSQLARLAGQLSDVSDLDLNPPKTPSSDEREAPGDVPPHHDCVAACELHFCSEISRSMAMLDFRGTLQLVLHGANRALEHGTTTERIHFAAMAHIWTSLVSADQSHVQVQSRASLDSLLASLSDQPASKITAEIRSGIAFTESLAMRWSVVPDAVDSCVLDFTAESIPLRFEIAHTRWLRLWADWHLGRWSEMRSMAHEMVDDAKRRNDSYQQLVATIGYGGNAFLMSDSVAECQQLCRDNLRIMTDTGTVELIDFFQWMQSVQQSLYLGDFDVASRQVIEMRRSIDKSLIRRILLVQVSLDYFTALVSLHLRGRSSADPLTDPAVVEGCIDRLDNQTSDYGRMLAALISGIHQRQSDEREQAIEAFQRAAELASRHGMFPYQLAAEDGLLNCVKPEADADSLCQQMLNQRIEHPEKLERLYTVAPPRNAVKHG
- a CDS encoding HDOD domain-containing protein, with product MTSCPPCEPTIDRNETANFQFEIPQFSATASQLVDTLNQSDANVPAVVQLIECEPTISSQVLRLANSPIYGASRAITTIGHAIVVLGFRCVAQQAIASASGALFKAKDAACQAHRLDTYIQSLGVATTARFIAKRTKVTNPDEAFLCGVVHDIGKLILFQHAGEEYAGMLDESPHEKSLAPEIESYGISHATLGRQCGVAWSLPTQMCITIANHHLSLKEAADPLSRTLICAAYLAKKWQLGFCEDAFSEDSELESELCDFQDPDLAAECREQFEAIRNICLS
- a CDS encoding potassium channel family protein, with product METYRLQRTLTVLVSCLIVTGSIGFVAIEGWTFADSLYMTIITMSTVGFGETNELTSHGRVFTSSLILASIVLMACWTAGITSFLVNGQLSGQFYRLRTKKKINQMNNHVVVCGGGATARTLIHQLKVQGNQIAAIVKEPGEVAMTQRFFPDIPLIEADPKSEMALIDANILEAAHLVAATESDFDNLLIVISGKGLGTELKVISVAENPELANRMLKVGADEVVCPLVIGGERIASIINESSCPEAPLAATV